Within the uncultured Draconibacterium sp. genome, the region GGTGCAACAGGTTTGGTTAAGCAGAAAAACCTTTGGATGCCCTAACAGAAACACAGCACGTTCAACGCTCAATAGTTTGTTGGTCATTTCTCTGGACCAGTTGGATGGATAGTCATTTTTATTGGCAAATTTATTCAGTTTAATAACCAGCGCGCTTTTATATTCCTTAAAAAAACGCTCGCATTCGCTTACCGACGGTGTATTGGGTGGGCACGAACCAAGTCCATAGTCACTGCAGCCAAAATAACACTTTACACGCACCCATTGTGCTACAACAATTTCTTTTGGATCGATCCATTTGTAATCGTTAAGTTCTTGTTCGCGGAGTAGCTCTTCTATTTGGTTTTTGTTAGTCATTTTGTTGGTTTGTTTTATAATAAAGAAATGTTATTGGTTCCCGCTCTTTATTTCTTTTGTTTCTAAATCAATATAATAATCATGTTTATTTGCATAAACTGTAAACGGATATTCGAATTCAAAGTATAGTTTTCGCCCCGTTACTTTTTTGAAAACAATTCCATCGAACGTAAATTTTACAGGGATTGGCATTTTTACAACGTGGAGTTTTTCGTCAATGAAATGCAAACTCTGCCAGTTCGAAACGAAGAATGTATTTGTTTTTCTATCTGCGTAAACATCTGTTATGCGCGGAATATCTAGATCTACTAATTTTTCTTTTT harbors:
- a CDS encoding DUF2284 domain-containing protein yields the protein MTNKNQIEELLREQELNDYKWIDPKEIVVAQWVRVKCYFGCSDYGLGSCPPNTPSVSECERFFKEYKSALVIKLNKFANKNDYPSNWSREMTNKLLSVERAVFLLGHPKVFLLNQTCCTLCNDCSGNRLNCHDKRNARPSPESFAVDVYETVQKVGMKINVVTNNPGDMNRIAILLIE